The DNA region CCGACGACGGCACTGTGCAGCGCGTCCTCGTCGGTCGGCAGGAAGGCGAGCCCGATCGCGTAGTGGCCCGCTGCCGGCAGCTCCGCGTCGACGACGTCGCGCAGGAAGGCATCGGGGATCTGGGTGAGGATGCCGGCGCCGTCACCGCTGTTCGTCTCGGCACCGACGGCGCCACGGTGGTCGAGGTTCAGCAGGGCGGTCAGACCCGCATCGACGATGTCGCGCCCGGGCGTCCCGCGCAGGGTCGCCACGAACGCGACCCCGCACGCGTCGTGCTCAGCTGCGGGGTCGTACAGACCCTGCGCCGCGGGCACAGTCGTGTGATGGAGAGCCCGGCTCATAGATACCGTCCTCGCTGAGCCCCGAGCGCGCTCGGGGACGTGGTCAGGGGGGACCCGGGACGCCGTCGGCCCAAGCGTGGTGACGATACTCGCAGCACCGCAGCGAACCCTCGTTGTGATGCGTGAACTTCTCACGCGATTCACCGGTGCCTGCCCGTCCGTCGCCTCAGCTCGGCTCCGGGACCTCGGAGTCCTGGTCGGCCGTAGTCCGTAGCTGCAACGTGGTCTCGCGCCCGGGGTGGCGACGTCCGACCAGGATGAAGGCTATCAGCGCACCGAGTCCGACAACGATGGAGGTCCAGACGTTGAGTCGCAGGCCGAGCACGGTCTCGGCGGGGTCGATGCGCAGGAGCTCGATCCACAGCCGCCCGACCGTGTACATCAGGACGTAGGCGAAGAACACCCTTCCGTGCCCCAGGCGGTACCTGCGGTCGAGCCAGATCAGGAGCGCAGCGGCGGCGAGGTTCCAGACCATCTCGTACAGGAACGTGGGATGGAAGAGCGTCTCCGGCGCGAACCCGTCGGGGAAGGTCGGGCTCTGCGGGTCGATCCGCAGCCCCCACGGCAGGGTCGTCGGTCCGCCGAAGAGCTCCTGGTTGAACCAGTTGCCGATCCGGCCGATCGCCTGGGCCACGAGCAGACCCGGCGCCACCGCATCGGCGAACGGTGCGAACCTGACGCCCATCCGACGGGTGCCGATCCAGGCCCCGACGGCGCCGAGCGCGATCGCCCCCCAGATACCGAGGCCGCCCTCCCAGATCGCGAAGGCCTTCATCGGGTCCCCGTCGGGTCCCCAGTACGCGTCGGGCGAGGAGATGACGTGGTAGATCCGACCGCCGACGATGCCGAACGGCACGGCCCAGAAGACGATCTCCAGGACGGTGTCCCCGTCTCCCCCACGCTCGATCCAGCGCCGCGTGGTCATCCACAGGGCCACGACGATGCCGGCGAGGATGGCGAGGGCGTAGGCCCGGATCGGGAACGGTCCGACGTACCAGGTGTGCTGCGAGGGGCTGGGGATCTCGGCGGGCAGCAGCCCGATCAGCGCCGCCGCCCTCATCGCTGCACTCCCCGGACGCCGGCGGCGAGCTCGCCGACGACCTCGGTGAGGGCCGCGAGGCCCGCGGCGGGCGTCGCGCCGTCGACCAGCGGCCGGACGAACGCGCTGCCGACGATCACGCCGTCGGCGTAGGCGGCGACCTGCGCGGCCTGCGCGCCGGTGCTGACCCCGAGGCCGACGCATACCCGCTCGGCGCCGGCCCGGCGGGTGTCCGCCACGAGCTGCTCGGCGTGCGAGCCGACGACGGCGCGGGTCCCGGTCACGCCCATGGTCGAGGCGGCGTAGACGAAGCCCCGGCTGGCCCGGGCGGTCAGCGCCAGGCGTTCGGCCGTCGAGCTCGGAGCCACCAGGAAGACGCGGTCGAGGCCGTACCGGTCGGAGGCGTCGATCCACTCGGCGGCCTCGTCCGGGATCAGGTCGGGCGTGATCATGCCTGCACCGCCGGCTGCGGCAAGGTCCCGCGCGAAGGCGTCGATCCCGTAGTGCAGCACCGGGTTGAAGTAGCTCATCACCAGCACCGGCACACCTGTGGCGGCAACGGTCTCCGCGGCGCGCAGGGTGTCCCGGACACGGACCCCGCCGGCCAGCGCGCGTTCGACCGCGTACTGGATCAGCGGGCCGTCCATGACCGGGTCCGAGTACGGCAGGCCGAGCTCGACGATGTCGACCCCGGCATCGACCATGGCGCGAGCGGCCTCGATCGAGCCGTGGACATCGGGGAAGCCGACCGGCAGGTAGCCGACCAGCGCTGCCCGGCCCTCGGCCCGGATCTCGGCGAGACGGCCGGCGGTCCGGCTGGCGACCTGGGGCGCTGTCACGTGGCTCCTTCGTCGAGCAGAGCGAACCACGCGGCGGCGGTCTCCACGTCCTTGTCGCCCCGACCGCTCAGGTTCACCAGGATCACGGTGTCCGGACGGCCCTGCGCGACGGCCTCGTTGCCCAGCTGCATCGCACCGGCCAGGGCGTGTGCCGACTCGATCGCCGGGATGATGCCCTCCGTCCGGCACAGCAGCCGGAAGGCCTCCATCGCCTCGGCGTCGGTGATCGGGCGGTACTCGGCCCGGCCGATCGACGCGAGCCAGGAGTGCTCAGGTCCGACGCCCGGGTAGTCGAGACCGGCCGAGATCGAGTGGCTCTCGACCGTCTGGCCGTCCTCGTCCTGCAGGAGGTAGGAGCGCGCACCGTGCAGCACGCCGGGAGCTCCGCCGCTGATGGTGGCCGCATGCCGACCCGTCTCGACGCCGTCGCCGCCGGCCTCGAGACCCACGAGGCGGACCCCGACGTCGTCGAGGAAGGCGTGGAAGATGCCGATCGCGTTCGAGCCGCCACCGACGCACGCCGCGACGATGTCGGGCAGGCGACCGGTGAGGTCCAGCACCTGCTGACGCGCCTCGACCCCGATGATGCGCTGCAGGTCGCGAACCATCGCCGGGAACGGGTGCGGTCCGGCGACGGTGCCGAAGACGTAGTTGGTGGTCTCGACATTGGTGACCCAGTCGCGCAGGGCTTCGTTGATCGCGTCCTTGAGCGTCCGGGAGCCTGTCGTCACGGGCACCACCTCGGCGCCGAGCAGTCGCATCCGCGCCACGTTCAGCGCCTGACGTCGGGTGTCCTCCTCGCCCATGTAGATCACGCACTCGAGGTCGAAGAGGGCCGCCGCCGTGGCTGTCGCCACGCCGTGCTGACCGGCGCCGGTCTCCGCGATCACGCGCTTCTTGCCGAGCCGCTTGGTCAGCAGCGCCTGGCCGAGGACGTTGTTGATCTTGTGCGAGCCGGTGTGGTTGAGGTCCTCGCGCTTGAGGATGACGCGCACCCCGCCGCAGTGCGCCGCGAACCGCGGGATCTCGGTGATGATGCTCGGGCGCCCGGTGTAGGTCCGGTGCAGACGTGCCAGCTCCTCGCCGAAGGCGGGGTCGGCCTTGGCCTTGGTGTACTCGGCGTCGAGCTCGTCGAGCGCCTCGATCAGCGCCTCGGGAACGAATCGCCCGCCGAACTCGCCGAAGTACGGCCCGAACCCTGCCGCAATCGTCGTCGGACCTGGCTGCCCGGTCGGCTGCTCGGTCGGCTGCTCGGTCGGTGGCTCGGTCGGTGGCTCCGACGGCTGGGCGGCCGGCCCGGTGTCGGAGGCGTCCGGCTTCGTGGCGCCGTCGTCCGGAGCCGTCACTGGCGGACCGCCCGCAGTGACGGGTGCGCCCCGGCGGCGACGAGGTCGGCGACCGCGCTGCGTGGGTCGCGCCCCGTCACGAGCGACTCCCCGACGAGCACGGCGTCGGCACCGGAGCGCGCGTAGTCCATCACGTCGTGCGGGCCGCGGACCCCGGACTCGGCGATCCGCACGATCCCGGGCGGGATCAGCGGTGCGAGCCGGGCGAACGTGGTCCGGTCCACCTCGAGGTTCTTGAGGTTGCGGGCGTTGACCCCGATGCACCGCGCACCGGCATCGACGGCCCGGCCCACCTCGTCGACGTCGTGTACCTCGACCAGAGCGGTCATGCCGAGGGAGTGCACGCGCTCGACCAACGAGGTCAGGACGGTCTGCTCGAGGGCGGCGACGATGAGGAGCACGAGGTCGGCGCCATGGGCCCGCGCCTCCCACACCTGGTACGGCGTGACGATGAAGTCCTTGCGCAGCACCGGGACCTCGACCGCACCCCGGACCGCGTCGAGGTCGGCGAGGCTGCCGTTGAACCGGCGCTGCTCGGTCAGGACGGAGATGGCACTCGCCCCGCCGGACTCGTACTCGGCGGCCAGGGCCGCCGGGTCGTCGATCGCGGCGAGCGATCCGCGGCTCGGGCTGGAGCGCTTGACCTCGGCGATCACCGCCACAGCTGTCTCGTCGTGCAGCCGGCTCATGCACTCCTTGGCCTCCGGGAGCCGCGCAGCGCGTTCCTTGACCACCGACAGCGGCGTCGTGGCCTCCCGTGCTGCGAGGTCGACCCGCACCCCGGCGACGATGTCCTCGAGGACCGTCACGTCGGTCACCTCCCCTGGGCCCACCCCCGCAGGCCCTCCGTGGCCATCGTAGGGCCGCGGACAATACGCTCCCGCCACGCCCACGTGCTGGGACCGGGCGGACGGAGCCCGGCGCGAGGCTCAGCCGCCCGGCGCGAGCCAGGCGAACGGCGGCAGGTTGCGGACCACGGCGTAGAGCAGAAGGACGGCAAGGGTGACCCACCCCGTCCAGCCCGGTACGCGCACCGGTCCGGTCCACACCCCGAGGGACCGCAGCAGCCACAGACCCCACGCCGCGACGAGCACGGGCAGACCGAGGACGAGCAGCGGGTTCATCGCCATCGCGCCGGCGAGGTCGAGATGGGCGAGCTCGTGCACGGCGCGCAGTCCGCCGCAGGCCGGGCAGTACACACCGAAGAGCAGCACCGAGGGGCATACGCCATAGCTACCCGGCGCATAGGGCGTGCGGACGCCGACGACGACTGTCGCGAGAACCGTGACGGCACCCGTCACGACCGGAGCGACCCACTGTCGACCACGTCCAGGGGACTCCCTCAGAGTCCCCTGGACGCCGGTCGTCGACGTCGCGGTCATGATCGGACGAGCCGTCGGCCGGTCAGAGGTTGCCCCACTGGTAGGAGTAGTTGAAGCCGTTGGCCGCGCCCCAGATGATGCCGATGACGGAGAGCCCGATGCCCACCCAGCCGAGGATCATGCCGATGTTCCCCAGGTTGCCGTTGTTGGCCAGGCCCTGCGCTGCGGCCTTCTTGGAGTTGTTGCCGATGATCACGGCCGGGATCCCGGTGAGGAACCCGCAGCAGACGATGCTGAGGATGCCGAGGACCAGCGCCCAGGTGCCGAGGTTGTTCTTCTCCGTGCCGCCGCCGTAGCCGTAGGCCGGCGGGCCACCGTAGGCCGGCGGCTGGCCGCCGTAGCCGTAGGCCGGCGGCTGAGCCCCGTACACCGGCGGCTGAGCCCCGTAGGCCGGCGGCTGCTCGCCGTACACCGGCGGCTGTGCCCCGTAGGCCGGCGGCTGAGCCCCGTACACCGGCGGCTGTACCCCGTAGGCCGGCGGCTGTGCCCCATAGGCCGGCGGCTGCTCGCCGTACACCGGCGGCTGAGCCCCGTAGGGCGGCGGCGGGCTCCCCGGCACCGAGCCTTCGCCGGGCTCCGGTGCGGGGTTCTGCGGGTCGGTCGGAATGCTCATCAGGTCTCTCCTTGATCGGGACTGCTGTCGACAGACTCGAAGGCGTGCGGGCTCAGCGGTGGTGCGGGCTGTGCGATGGGGCTGGTTGACCGAGACCGAACATCTTCAGCACACGGCCGGTCACGAGCCCCACCAGGATCACGCCGAGACCGAGCCAGAACACCCACGGCAGCTCTGCGACGACGCCGATCGACGAGACAGTGGCACCGACCACGATGACGGTGACCGTGACCCACGCGGCCGTCGTGCGGCCATGGTTGCGCGGTGGCGACGCCGCCGGCAGGTGGCTCCGCTCGGCAGATCGGTCCC from Cellulomonas sp. KRMCY2 includes:
- the trpB gene encoding tryptophan synthase subunit beta; protein product: MAAGFGPYFGEFGGRFVPEALIEALDELDAEYTKAKADPAFGEELARLHRTYTGRPSIITEIPRFAAHCGGVRVILKREDLNHTGSHKINNVLGQALLTKRLGKKRVIAETGAGQHGVATATAAALFDLECVIYMGEEDTRRQALNVARMRLLGAEVVPVTTGSRTLKDAINEALRDWVTNVETTNYVFGTVAGPHPFPAMVRDLQRIIGVEARQQVLDLTGRLPDIVAACVGGGSNAIGIFHAFLDDVGVRLVGLEAGGDGVETGRHAATISGGAPGVLHGARSYLLQDEDGQTVESHSISAGLDYPGVGPEHSWLASIGRAEYRPITDAEAMEAFRLLCRTEGIIPAIESAHALAGAMQLGNEAVAQGRPDTVILVNLSGRGDKDVETAAAWFALLDEGAT
- the trpC gene encoding indole-3-glycerol phosphate synthase TrpC gives rise to the protein MTVLEDIVAGVRVDLAAREATTPLSVVKERAARLPEAKECMSRLHDETAVAVIAEVKRSSPSRGSLAAIDDPAALAAEYESGGASAISVLTEQRRFNGSLADLDAVRGAVEVPVLRKDFIVTPYQVWEARAHGADLVLLIVAALEQTVLTSLVERVHSLGMTALVEVHDVDEVGRAVDAGARCIGVNARNLKNLEVDRTTFARLAPLIPPGIVRIAESGVRGPHDVMDYARSGADAVLVGESLVTGRDPRSAVADLVAAGAHPSLRAVRQ
- the lgt gene encoding prolipoprotein diacylglyceryl transferase: MRAAALIGLLPAEIPSPSQHTWYVGPFPIRAYALAILAGIVVALWMTTRRWIERGGDGDTVLEIVFWAVPFGIVGGRIYHVISSPDAYWGPDGDPMKAFAIWEGGLGIWGAIALGAVGAWIGTRRMGVRFAPFADAVAPGLLVAQAIGRIGNWFNQELFGGPTTLPWGLRIDPQSPTFPDGFAPETLFHPTFLYEMVWNLAAAALLIWLDRRYRLGHGRVFFAYVLMYTVGRLWIELLRIDPAETVLGLRLNVWTSIVVGLGALIAFILVGRRHPGRETTLQLRTTADQDSEVPEPS
- a CDS encoding DUF2752 domain-containing protein translates to MTGAVTVLATVVVGVRTPYAPGSYGVCPSVLLFGVYCPACGGLRAVHELAHLDLAGAMAMNPLLVLGLPVLVAAWGLWLLRSLGVWTGPVRVPGWTGWVTLAVLLLYAVVRNLPPFAWLAPGG
- the trpA gene encoding tryptophan synthase subunit alpha, giving the protein MTAPQVASRTAGRLAEIRAEGRAALVGYLPVGFPDVHGSIEAARAMVDAGVDIVELGLPYSDPVMDGPLIQYAVERALAGGVRVRDTLRAAETVAATGVPVLVMSYFNPVLHYGIDAFARDLAAAGGAGMITPDLIPDEAAEWIDASDRYGLDRVFLVAPSSTAERLALTARASRGFVYAASTMGVTGTRAVVGSHAEQLVADTRRAGAERVCVGLGVSTGAQAAQVAAYADGVIVGSAFVRPLVDGATPAAGLAALTEVVGELAAGVRGVQR
- a CDS encoding HGxxPAAW family protein; translated protein: MGDTSRDRSAERSHLPAASPPRNHGRTTAAWVTVTVIVVGATVSSIGVVAELPWVFWLGLGVILVGLVTGRVLKMFGLGQPAPSHSPHHR
- a CDS encoding DUF4190 domain-containing protein, yielding MSIPTDPQNPAPEPGEGSVPGSPPPPYGAQPPVYGEQPPAYGAQPPAYGVQPPVYGAQPPAYGAQPPVYGEQPPAYGAQPPVYGAQPPAYGYGGQPPAYGGPPAYGYGGGTEKNNLGTWALVLGILSIVCCGFLTGIPAVIIGNNSKKAAAQGLANNGNLGNIGMILGWVGIGLSVIGIIWGAANGFNYSYQWGNL